The Vibrio metoecus sequence ACGTTTTTGCGATTTCAACTGTTGGCAATTTTTGACGAAATACGGTGACAAAGGCCATCGCCAGACCAACTAATCCGCCATAAACCAATGAGGTACCTACATTGGTATTTTCAAACGCCCCCAAAATATTAAAGGATTGACCGCTTTCTGCTAATGCGCTCGCGCCAGTCCAAATCATTGCGCTAATCGTCGCAACAACAAGGAAGACGATAGGTAGAACCAAATCTAAAACAGTACCACCTTCACTTTCGTGGATGTCGAGTTCTTCATTCAGCTCATGCGCTTCTTTCGCATCGGTACTTGGATCTTCTTCAAAACCACGACCTTGAGAGGCAGCAATTTCATGTTTGCGCATCTGGCCGATATCCATCTGGAACCATACCACCGCAAATACCATCAGCAACGCAAAGATTGCGTAGAAGTTCATCGGCACTAAGCGTAGATAAGCACCTAGTGCGGAGTAATCTTCAATACCATGCGAAACCAAAATACCGCCGATAATGGTCATGATATACGCGCCCCAGCTTGAAGCGGGCATCACCACACACATCGGTGCCGCCGTGGAATCAAGAATATAGGCTAACTTAGCACGCGAAACGTAAAAGCGATCCGTCACCGGACGGGCGATAGAACCAACAGCAAGGCTATTAAAATAATCGTCAACAAAAATGAATACGCCTAAGAATGCTGCCAGTAATTTCGAACCTCGTTTACTTTTGACTCGAACCTGTGCCCACTGAGCAAAAGCGCGAGTGCCGCCCGACAATGTCAGTAGCGCAGTCATCATGCCCAGTAACAGTAAAAAGCCAACAATACTCATATTCCAAGCATTGATTGCCCCGTCTTTTACAAACACACTACCGACTTGAGTGGCAATATATTGCAACGCTTGACCAACAGAATAGTCGGCCAACAATAAAGCACCTAAGAAAATACCCACACCGAGAGAAAGTAATACGCGGCGAGTAATGATAGCCAGACTCAAAGCCACAAGAGGTGGCACAACTGAGAAAGGCGAAGAAGCAAAATCGATTAAATTCATGATCTTCCTAAACCAGTAAAAAATGGTTAGAGATCTACTGCAGACAAACTAAGTGACTTCATGTCAACTTAATTTATGTTGAACTAAGCGAAAGGGAAGCGAACACTTCACCCAACCCTACAGTAGCGCTCCATAGTTTAACAACAATATAGACTATGGCAGTGTTACACCTATTTGATGTAACCCCAGCCAGTTGCTTTGATGGGCAAACTGACTTCGGCGACAACGCCTTTCTTCACAACTCATAGGCATCACCCTAATTGTGGATACTCTTCGTAATCGCTCCTCTACGGCGAAAACCTCGTAGCTCACTATTCCAATTCATTTGGTTCAAGTTCAGCCCGCTTTTCGCATTAGGTAAGAAACATTTTACTTAACAAAAATATCAATGCAACTAGGTATAGGTGAGAAAAACAAGTGGCACAGCTCACAAATCAACCATACTATTGATACCTATTTCATAAAAAATTCTCACACCTTGATATATCGGTCTAATATTATTTATCTGTGTGATACGTTTTCTGCAGTTACTTTTATATGCCTTGTGTAAATTTTCCAAAAACTAGGAAATACCAATATAAATAAACTTTATATTTTTACTTTCTTACTATTTTGACTTAATATTTGCAGCGAAAACTTGTCAGTATAATAAGCTAGGTTTAGTATTAACTCGTTATCCAAATTGTGAACAGGAAATGGTAATGTCGGAAATCACTAAGACTTTATTAAATATTCGTAGCCTACGTGCTTATGCACGCGAACTGACTATTGAGCAACTTGAAGAAGCTTTAGATAAATTCACTACAGTTGTTGAAGAGCGTAAAGAAGCCGAAGCAGAAGAAATTGCTGCTCGTGCAGAACAAGAAGCGAAATTAGCCGCGATTGCAGAGCAAATTGCTAAAGATGGTATTGATCTAGAAGCGCTTATTTCTGCGCTATCTGGTGAAACAAAAACGAAAGCAAAAGGCAAACGTGCTCCTCGTCCTGCAAAATACAAGTACATCGACACCAACGGTGAAGAAAAGACTTGGACAGGTCAAGGCCGTACTCCTTCTGCCATTCAAAAAGCACTCGACGAAGGTAAATCTCTCGAAGAGTTTGCTCTTTAATTAAGCGTTTCAAACGAATATGAAAAAGGCTCCCAAAGGAGCCTTTTTATTATCTTTATCTTTCCCAATAAGCTTCTTCAAGGCTATCTTCCCGCTCGGGAAGACCACGAGAAAGACGTGGAGAATGTTGAGCCAATACCTCATAACTGGCGCGATTTGAATATTTACACACTTGAGAAAAAGAGGAATAGGTTAAAAACTCATGTTGATGCTTACTTGAGTTAGGTACATTTTCTTTGTGGTATTTATTGGCAGCCATATCGTGTAACAAGGCCGATAATGCTGCATCACCCGCACCATTGGTATTTTTTATCTTCTCTGGCCCACCCATGTACGGTGAAATATGTGAATAAACACGAATCGGGTTTATACAGCTGTCTTTACGTGCAGGGCGGCTAAATTCATAGCGATTAAATTCCGCAACCGAACCAGGTAATAATGGAAGTGAGGTTTCGCGCTTGGCTGATTCTTCTGTATATCCGGCCATAAATAAACCAACTGGGCCTGCAGTACATAACACTAAGTCAACCCAATCCAAGGTTTTATCAGAAGCCGCTAGAGGGTCACTCTCTCCAGTTAACGCCAATGCTTCATCTTCATTCATTGCAACGACAGTAACATGATCACGTAAAAAATCTTGCCAGAATTTAGGATCATCCTGAATAACAAATTTGGTTCCTAGAGTTAATACCACAGGAACATCGTATTTTTTGGCATATTCAATGGCGCGCATTGTCGCTTCTGGCATCGGGTCGCCTTCTTTACAGCGAACTAAATAAGCGGTGATCACTAATGCAGATGCACTGGCAAATATTTTCTCAGGAATACTGTCTGGGCGTAATTGGTTCATTTGACCTTCGCTGATCGCAAAAGTACGTTCACCATCTTCGGTAATCAATGCAAAACAGCGCCCGATGGCACCTTCAACACCTTGTAAATAATTCAGATCCATACGGCTAGAAGTATTACATAGGTAACGATAGCCATAGCTGCCAATTTTGATGTCTTGGCTCATCACACCCAGCAAGGTTGAACGGTCATCGGCTAATACTGAATAGTTGTGCAGCGTATTCCCTATGGTTCCACCTGCATATTCATTGGTAATTAAACGCTGATCTTTTAATTCGTTATATAAGGCCTCAGCCGCTTGATCATCGATCACTAATGAGTGTCCCTTACTCAGCCCATAACGCTCGATCAAATCTGAATCCACCTTGGCCTCAATATCCACCAACGTTTGATCAATACCGATAATATGAGTGCGCGACATCTTCTTATTTTCTTGCGCTTGAATCACTAAAGGATCACGCGCGTGAACTGGAAAATAATGCTTAGATTTGCGTTGGCCAGGAAATTTCATAAGGGTTACTAGGCTTCTGGGATGAAAGGAGCGCCGATTCTACCGCGCACCTTTTAGTGCAGCAACAAAGGAAAAAATAGCAAACGTTTGCACGATGATGATTTTATTTCGCTCTCCATCTTTAGCTATTGGAGCACAAGTGATTCAATGATTTAGCAACATTTGACTGAAGTCAGATGAAGTGTGATTACCGTCTCGGATCTGTCCTCGAAAAATTCTTTCTGTTAGAATCCCCGTCCAAGTTCCTCAAGTGGTAGAAAAGTGATGTCTGTAGAGCACAGCGCAAACAGCCAAAAGAAAGTGATTGTCGGTATGTCTGGAGGGGTTGACTCCTCTGTTTCAGCCTATCTTCTCAAGCAACAGGGTTACCAAGTGGAAGGCCTGTTTATGAAAAACTGGGAAGAAGACGATAACGAAGAGTATTGTACTGCGGCGGAAGATCTTGCAGATGCTCAGGCAGTGTGTGACAAACTCGGCATCCCACTTCATACCATTAATTTTGCCGCAGAATACTGGGATAACGTATTTGAATACTTCCTCGCGGAATATAAAGCCGGACGGACCCCAAACCCAGATATTCTGTGTAATAAAGAAATTAAATTCAAAGCGTTCTTAGAATTTGCCGATGAAGTGCTGGATGCTGATTACATTGCCATGGGTCACTATGTGCGCCGTACTTTCCCGCAAAATGGTGAAAAACCGCAGATGTTACGCGGTCTCGATGGTAACAAAGATCAGAGCTACTTCCTTTATACACTGAGTCATGAGCAAGTG is a genomic window containing:
- a CDS encoding Na+/H+ antiporter NhaC family protein translates to MNLIDFASSPFSVVPPLVALSLAIITRRVLLSLGVGIFLGALLLADYSVGQALQYIATQVGSVFVKDGAINAWNMSIVGFLLLLGMMTALLTLSGGTRAFAQWAQVRVKSKRGSKLLAAFLGVFIFVDDYFNSLAVGSIARPVTDRFYVSRAKLAYILDSTAAPMCVVMPASSWGAYIMTIIGGILVSHGIEDYSALGAYLRLVPMNFYAIFALLMVFAVVWFQMDIGQMRKHEIAASQGRGFEEDPSTDAKEAHELNEELDIHESEGGTVLDLVLPIVFLVVATISAMIWTGASALAESGQSFNILGAFENTNVGTSLVYGGLVGLAMAFVTVFRQKLPTVEIAKTLWTGAKSMFGAILILIFAWTIGSVIGDMKTGTYLSSLVQGNIGPHWLPVILFILSGAMAFSTGTSWGTFGIMLPIAGDMAGATDIALMLPMLGAVLAGSVFGDHCSPISDTTILSSTGARCHHIDHVSTQLPYALAVALVSALGYVVLGMFGSLWLALGATSVAFVAVCFIFALLSKAKVSKQVSA
- a CDS encoding H-NS family nucleoid-associated regulatory protein, coding for MSEITKTLLNIRSLRAYARELTIEQLEEALDKFTTVVEERKEAEAEEIAARAEQEAKLAAIAEQIAKDGIDLEALISALSGETKTKAKGKRAPRPAKYKYIDTNGEEKTWTGQGRTPSAIQKALDEGKSLEEFAL
- a CDS encoding inosine/guanosine kinase — encoded protein: MKFPGQRKSKHYFPVHARDPLVIQAQENKKMSRTHIIGIDQTLVDIEAKVDSDLIERYGLSKGHSLVIDDQAAEALYNELKDQRLITNEYAGGTIGNTLHNYSVLADDRSTLLGVMSQDIKIGSYGYRYLCNTSSRMDLNYLQGVEGAIGRCFALITEDGERTFAISEGQMNQLRPDSIPEKIFASASALVITAYLVRCKEGDPMPEATMRAIEYAKKYDVPVVLTLGTKFVIQDDPKFWQDFLRDHVTVVAMNEDEALALTGESDPLAASDKTLDWVDLVLCTAGPVGLFMAGYTEESAKRETSLPLLPGSVAEFNRYEFSRPARKDSCINPIRVYSHISPYMGGPEKIKNTNGAGDAALSALLHDMAANKYHKENVPNSSKHQHEFLTYSSFSQVCKYSNRASYEVLAQHSPRLSRGLPEREDSLEEAYWER